A genomic window from Silene latifolia isolate original U9 population chromosome 11, ASM4854445v1, whole genome shotgun sequence includes:
- the LOC141612749 gene encoding uncharacterized protein LOC141612749: MASMQVKNQVSEQLIANMKNQTLHELHSERYVKYSKPGPGPQPPTIDAGKEVTFDGFVSKGAVIYAGNAIGTSPAWVLAWDTTAETLLPPRPNKVYVTCGSKYDIEKMTDKEILKKLDESISPVGVASDPITNATIHTELRHLIPNGNSLNATFGQLIG, translated from the exons ATGGCTTCGATGCAAGTGAAAAATCAAGTGAGTGAGCAGCTCATTGCCAACATGAAGAACCAAACCCTACATGAGCTTCATTCGGAACGTTATGTTAAGTATTCGAAGCCTGGACCAGGCCCGCAACCACCTACTATTGACGCTGGTAAGGAAGTGACATTTGACGGGTTTGTTTCGAAAGGAGCAGTGATTTATGCTGGCAATGCAATTGGGACATCGCCTGCTTGGGTCCTAGCTTGGGACACAACTGCTGAAACACTCCTCCCTCCCAGACCCAACAAG gtttatGTTACCTGTGGCTCTAAGTACGATATTGAAAAGATGACCGACAAAGAAATTCTTAAGAAACTGGATGAATCAATTTCGCCTGTGGGTGTCGCCTCTGACCCGATTACCAACGCCACTATTCACACGGAATTGCGTCATTTGATCCCTAATGGCAATTCCCTCAACGCAACCTTCGGACAACTTATTGGTTGA